In Formosa haliotis, the sequence TGCTGTAGTGGCTGGTAAACTATCTAAACCTGGTAAAGCCGCACAAGGGATTGCTATTATGTTTAGCGGACTAACATTTGCGAATCTTCTTGGCGTTCCTCTAGGTACTTATCTAGGAAAACATTTTAGTTGGAACATTTCGTTCCTGTTAGTAGGTTTTGTTGGTGTATTAGTGGTATTAAGTATAAAATTATGGATGCCTAGTTTAAAACAGTCCTCTGAAAATAAATTCTTCGAAGAATTAAAAATATTTAAACGCTTAGAACTTTGGCTTATTATCCTTTTAACCACCATTGGTACTGGAGGTTTCTTTGCTTGGTATAGCTATATTTCGCCTTTAATTACCGATGTTGCTGGACACCCAACCGAAATGGTTTCGATTGCCATGATTTTAGCCGGATTGGGTATGGTAATTGGTAATTTTATGGGGGCCAAATTAGCAGAAAAATTCACTCCAATTTACGCCATTATTATCACCCTAAGTTGTATGGTAATCTGTCTTGCATTAAACACTATCCTTGCCTCCGATAAGGTTATGGTTTTAGTAATGACTTTTATTATTGGTGCGGTAACCTTTTGTTTATCTACCCCAATACAGGTGGCTATAATAAACGCTTCTAAAGGCTCTGAAACCTTAGGGTCTTCTCTAAATCAAAGTGCCTTTAATATCGGAAACGCCTCAGGGGCTTATTTTGCAGGACTTCCAATTGCCATGGGATACGGGTATACATCGGCAGATTGGGTTGGTGCCGCTATGGCATCTATTGGTGTTTTAATTGCTATCGGTATTATTATGTTAAGAAAGCATCATAAAAAACAAGCCGTTCTTGAGGCCTAATTTGAAATAAAAAAAACCACAAATTAGAACCTAAATATCTAATTTGTGGTTTGCTTCTAGGCAACAGCTAATATTATGAATTCTCGCCGGTTAATTTCACCCATTCCTCATAGGTAATAATACCTAATTCTGGTTTTGGTGTGCCTTCTAAAATGGCAATAAATTCTAAACAATGGCCATCTGGATCGTTGAAATAAATAGCTACGGCCGGCATCCATGAAAAAACCATAGGCCTATTGGTACCATCTTTTAAAAAATTGTAAGGTTTTAAATCCCGTGCTTTTAAAAATTCAACCGATTTGTGCAACACATCTTCTTTGTCGCAACGAAATGCAAAATGCATGTTTACAATTTCAGATTTTGGTTTTTCCCAAAGTCCTAACATATATTCTTGAGGTTTTCCAACCCAAAAAAATGCAATACGACGCTCATCATTATAACCACATTTTTCTAGGCCCAGCACATTCTGATAAAACTCTACTGATCGTTCTAAATTTTCAACATGGATATGAGTTTCATAAAGTCCTTTTATCATAAGCTTGGTAAATTAAATCAGTTTCATTTTACAATTTGTATTGTAAAGATCGATTTACACTTAAAACCTAAACAATACCTATTTTAACTTATACACATACGAAACTCTCATGTAAATTTAGAATATCGACTTTACACAAAATACATTCCTTACTTTATTTTGAATACGCTCCAGACGAATAAGTCAGTTCATAACTATGTGTATATATTTCGAAAACAATTCCAAACGGATCCTCTACATAACACATTTTAAAAGGCTTATCCTCGGGATAATAAGATCTAATAGGCATACGTTGTTTCCCTCCATAAGAGACTATTTTTTCAATAAGGTCCTCAATATTTGGGTCCTGCACACAAAAATGAAATAAACCTGTATTAAAAGGATTAAATTCTGGAGCTTCTTTAATTCCATTCGGAAACGAAAATAACTCAATTCCAACACCATCTGAAGTTGCTAAATGCGCAATTTCAAAATCGGTCCAATCCTCTCCAAAAACGTCAATACACATTTGCCCTATGGCCGTATCTTTTTCCTTTTTAACCGTAGAAGGTTCCATTATTACATACCACCCCATAACTTCTGAGTAGAATTTTACGGCGTCTTTAATATTTGGAACAGTGATTCCGATATGTGAAAATGCTTTTGGATAATTTTTTTTAGTTGTCATATCTTATGTTTTAGTTTACAAAATTACGCTATATTTGCCTAAAAGGCAATAACTTACCAAAAAGTAGTATAGTTACCTAAACGAGTAATTTATTGATATTCAATTATATACAATTTAAAAATGAATAAGGATATTACATGTCCGTTACATTATACCATGAATTTAATTGGGACAAAATGGAAACCTTTAATATTATTTCATCTATTAGATGGTGATTTACGTTCGGGAATATTACAAAAGCAAATTCCTGAAATTTCAAACAAAATGTTTACGCAAACTGTTAGAGATCTAGAACAAGACGGACTTATTTCTAGAACGGTTTATCCCGTTGTTCCTCCTAAAGTAGAATATGGCTTAACGAAACGCGGCAAATCGCTTGAAGGCATATTGCGAAGTTTAGATGCTTGGGGATTGAAAGATTGTCAGCACAATTCTTAATTTTTAAAAATGATTTTTAACTGGTTTCCAGAATCTAGTGTGACCTATTATTCAATATTCATACATTAAAACACCATCGGGACTTCAATAAACAACATACTTGAATCGGCCTGGGCTTCAACTTTAAACTGTTTGGTTTCACTTATCCCTATTGCATCACGAGTTTCTAATACATCATCAGAAATTTTTAGTTTTCCATGAATAAGCATAACATAAACGCCATGGTTTTCACTTTTTAGCGAATAGGAAAACTCCCGATCTTTATCTAAATCAAGTATTGACAATTTAGCATCCTGATGAATTTTTAATGTCCCGTCTAAATCTTCTTCGATAGATGAAACTAGCGTTTGTAATTTGTTTTGTCGCGCTTTAGCATCGAATGTTTTCTGATCGTATCTAGGTTCTACATTTTGCTTATTCGGTATAATCCAAATCTGAAACAGGCTTAAATACTCGTCTTGAGATCCATTAATTTCGGAATGCTGAATCCCTTTCCCTGCCGACATGACTTGCACTTCTCCTGGCATAACCGATTCCCATGAATTATGCATGGAATCTCTATGTTTTAAAACACCTTTTAATGGAATGGTAATGATTTCCATATTATCATGCGGATGTGTTCCAAACCCCATTTTCGGTTCTAGAACATCATCATTTAGCACACGTAATGCGCCAAAATGCATCCGGTCTCTATTCTGGTAACTTGCAAAACTAAAAGAATGATTAGCCTGTAACCAACCGTGATTAGCGAATCCTCTTGTATTTGCTTTATGAACTATTGTTTTCATATCTATTTTCTTTTTAATTCTAATTACCTTGTCCTTGTTATCTTATTTTATCTAACAAATCACTTAATTGTTTAGCTTCTGTTTCGGTTAAATTCTTGAGTAAATCTTCATCAAAATCAACTGCAATAGCTTTTAGCAATTTTTTCCCAGCTTTTGTAATTTCTATATGTACCACACGTCTGTCTGCAGGACAAGCAATCCGTACTATTAACCCTTTAGCACATAATTTATCCATAAGCCGTGTTGCATTGGGTGCACGATCTATCATCCTATCTTTAATAGTTTGCACTTTAAGCGCTTGGTTTGCACCATTTAAAATACGTAAGATATTGTACTGCTGTGGCGAAATTCCGAAGGGTTTAAAAAATTCATTTTGTAAACTTGTAATCCAATTCGATGTGTATAAAATATTAATTAAAGCCTTTACCTTATTATTTTTAAACCGCGACGTTAAGTCGGTTGAAAGATCTCCCATAACTACTGCTTTAAAATATCCTTATATTCGGTTTTCTTCTTAAAAACTGCCTGAGCATACGAACAAAGTGGGGTAACCGAAAAATTTTTTTCTCGTGCAAATACTACCAAAGAATCGATTAATCTATACCCTATTCCTTGTCCTTTTAAACTCGAATCCACCTCGGTATGATCTATGATAAGATGATCTGGTTCTTTACAATGATATGTCATTTTCGCGACAGATATTCCAGATGCATCTTCTAGATAAAACTGACCTTCCGTACCCGAATCTTTATGTTTTATTTCCATAATTACAGCGCTTTTTCTAATGATTCCACTGCCTTTCTTAATTCCGAATTCAAGGTTTCATCTATAATTTTTCCGTCTTTAAAATGTGTTCCGAAAGATGGCAACGAAAATGTTTCAATGATATTTCCACCTTGAAAAGGAAATCGTTTTTCTGCAATTTCTAAAA encodes:
- a CDS encoding VOC family protein, producing MTTKKNYPKAFSHIGITVPNIKDAVKFYSEVMGWYVIMEPSTVKKEKDTAIGQMCIDVFGEDWTDFEIAHLATSDGVGIELFSFPNGIKEAPEFNPFNTGLFHFCVQDPNIEDLIEKIVSYGGKQRMPIRSYYPEDKPFKMCYVEDPFGIVFEIYTHSYELTYSSGAYSK
- a CDS encoding MarR family winged helix-turn-helix transcriptional regulator, producing the protein MGDLSTDLTSRFKNNKVKALINILYTSNWITSLQNEFFKPFGISPQQYNILRILNGANQALKVQTIKDRMIDRAPNATRLMDKLCAKGLIVRIACPADRRVVHIEITKAGKKLLKAIAVDFDEDLLKNLTETEAKQLSDLLDKIR
- a CDS encoding MFS transporter, whose translation is MNKALLSLAIGGFGIGLTEFVIMGILPEIATAFDISIPKAGHFISAYALGVVIGAPILTSLGSKWPAHKVLLLLMLWFTVFNTLSAFATGYHSFLILRFLSGLPHGAFFGIGAVVAGKLSKPGKAAQGIAIMFSGLTFANLLGVPLGTYLGKHFSWNISFLLVGFVGVLVVLSIKLWMPSLKQSSENKFFEELKIFKRLELWLIILLTTIGTGGFFAWYSYISPLITDVAGHPTEMVSIAMILAGLGMVIGNFMGAKLAEKFTPIYAIIITLSCMVICLALNTILASDKVMVLVMTFIIGAVTFCLSTPIQVAIINASKGSETLGSSLNQSAFNIGNASGAYFAGLPIAMGYGYTSADWVGAAMASIGVLIAIGIIMLRKHHKKQAVLEA
- a CDS encoding GNAT family N-acetyltransferase, with product MEIKHKDSGTEGQFYLEDASGISVAKMTYHCKEPDHLIIDHTEVDSSLKGQGIGYRLIDSLVVFAREKNFSVTPLCSYAQAVFKKKTEYKDILKQ
- a CDS encoding VOC family protein; this translates as MIKGLYETHIHVENLERSVEFYQNVLGLEKCGYNDERRIAFFWVGKPQEYMLGLWEKPKSEIVNMHFAFRCDKEDVLHKSVEFLKARDLKPYNFLKDGTNRPMVFSWMPAVAIYFNDPDGHCLEFIAILEGTPKPELGIITYEEWVKLTGENS
- a CDS encoding winged helix-turn-helix transcriptional regulator yields the protein MNKDITCPLHYTMNLIGTKWKPLILFHLLDGDLRSGILQKQIPEISNKMFTQTVRDLEQDGLISRTVYPVVPPKVEYGLTKRGKSLEGILRSLDAWGLKDCQHNS
- a CDS encoding pirin family protein → MKTIVHKANTRGFANHGWLQANHSFSFASYQNRDRMHFGALRVLNDDVLEPKMGFGTHPHDNMEIITIPLKGVLKHRDSMHNSWESVMPGEVQVMSAGKGIQHSEINGSQDEYLSLFQIWIIPNKQNVEPRYDQKTFDAKARQNKLQTLVSSIEEDLDGTLKIHQDAKLSILDLDKDREFSYSLKSENHGVYVMLIHGKLKISDDVLETRDAIGISETKQFKVEAQADSSMLFIEVPMVF